Part of the Bacillus sp. N1-1 genome, TTTAGTTGGAGCAGCCGTATTCTTGTCCTCTGAGGCATCAAATTACATAACAGGTCAAACGCTGTTTGTAGACGGTGGAATGACGAGCTATGGATTTTAGAAAAAACCGTTACTCAGCTGAGTAACGGTTTTCCTATTAATCGACCAAATCAGCTGAAAAGCTTGGCGCTGTAAGGCCAGTATCTTCGTAAACCGCAGCCATTTTTTCTTCAAAAGAAGCGAATTGTGCATCAGATTCTTCATAAGTTGCTTCAGGCTCGTCAGAAAGATTAGCGGCACGTGTTTCATAAGATTTAGCAAGATCCTCTAATGCTGCTTCAATGTCACTTTTGTAAGTGTCCAGCTCAGCTGGGACTTCGACAGCACGAACATCTTCAGCAACGGTTTTAGCAGCTGCTTCAGCATCAGCTTTCATTGTAGCAAGCTCTTCATCAGACGGTTTTTCTTCCGCAACTTTAGCAGCTTCAAAAGCGTAGATAGGGCTATCATTCTTATTAATTGTTTGAATTAAATTCATTTGAAAGTCGAGAAGATCACTCTTTACATCTGTTTCACTAGCATCACTTGCTTCTTCTGTGCTTCCTGAATTCTTCGTAGCGTTTGAACTGCTATCGTTTGCTTCATTGTTGCTACAAGCAGCTACAAAAACGAAAACAAGCAGCATCGCCAGGGGTAAAAATCGTTTCATTCAAAACCCTCCTAATTTTTAGAAAACTCTCTTTCGAATACAAATTTTAGTGTATTCAATGCCGTTTGTAAACTAAAAAAAGAAAATTTTGGCATAAAATGTAATAAGTAAAACTATTCAGAAAAATACAGATGAAGATAAGCTTTTACATATGTTATGGTGAAGAGGGAAAAAAATGGCTAGAGGAGTTGGCATGATGATTTTAATAAATAACGATTTAATGACAAGAGATCAGGCAACAATAGATATTGAAGATCGAGGTTACCAATTTGGTGACGGCGTTTATGAAGTCGTACGAATTTACAATGGTGTTTTTTTCGAATTGGATGCACACCTTGATCGATTAGAAAGAAGCGCAGGTGAGATTAAAATTGTTTTACCATTTACTCAAGAAGAACTAAAAGCCAATTTAAACAAGCTCATTCAACAAGTTCCTGTGCAAAGTGGGCATGTTTACATGCAGGTGACAAGAGGTGTTGCTCCGAGAAATCATCCGTTTCCAGCCAAGACAGAACCTGTCTTTGTAGCTTATACAAAAGAATACGAGAAAGAGCCATCACGCTCACCAGGACGAGCTGTTTTCACAGAAGATATCCGCTGGTTAAGGTGTGACATTAAAAGCTTGAATTTACTCGGGAATGTACTTGGAAAACAGTTTGCAAACGAACAGAATGTCGATGAAGCGATTTTTCATCGCGGGGAATGGGTAACGGAAGGAAGTTCTACGAATGTATTTATCGTAAAAAACAACGTGCTTTATACGCACCCTGCCAACCATTTTATTCTGGATGGAATTACGAGGAAAGTTATTCTTTCCGATGCAAATGAACTGGGAATTCAAGTAGAGGAAGAAGCGTTTACAAAGCGAGACCTACTTAATAGTGATGAGGTGTTTATCTCAAGTACGACGCAAGAAGTAAGGCCGATAGTAGAAGTGAACGGTCAACCGATTGGAACTGGAAAAGAAGGCGAGATAACTTCATCTCTTCATGCGAAATTCACTAGTCGTTTAACGTGATCAATTGGTTAAAACGAAAATCTTTTCATTTGTTTAGTTGAATTTTGCACGAAACAGTGGTACTGTTAACTTTGGCTATATGTGAATGAAGAGTTGCTTGTTCCGAGCGTTTTCCAACATTAGGAAAATGCTTTTTTTGAACATTATCAGGAGATTTTTCTCCCGTCTATAGCATTTAATGCATTTTAAAAGTAAAAAGGAGTTTTTAAAAGTTGAAAAAATTTCAAGATCTAGGTTTAAGTAATACGCTGCTAGAAGCAGTTAATCAAATGGGATTCGAAGAAACAACACCAATTCAAGCAGGAACAATTCCTCTAGCGCTTGAAGGCAACGACGTTATCGGTCAGGCTCAAACTGGTACTGGTAAAACAGCTGCTTTTGGTATCCCAATGATTGAAAAGATTGACACTTCTCTATCTCATGTACAGGGAATCATTCTTGCGCCAACACGTGAGCTTGCTGTACAGGTTGCAGAAGAATTGAACCGCATTGGTCAAGCAAAAGGCGTGCGTGCCCTTCCTATATACGGTGGACAAAGCATCGTTCACCAAATTAAAGCACTTAAAAAGAGACCTCAGCTCGTTGTAGCGACGCCAGGCCGTCTTATTGATCATATGGAACGTAAAACGATTCGTCTTTCAGAAGTTTCATTTGTTGTTCTTGACGAAGCAGACGAAATGCTTAACATGGGCTTCATTGAAGATATCGAAAAGATTCTTAAAGGTGTTCCAGAAAAGCGTCAAACGCTTCTATTCTCAGCGACAATGCCAAAACGTATCGCAATCCTTGCAGAGAAATTCATGTCTAACCCTGAAACAGTTAGAACGAAATCAAAAGAAATGACTGTTCCATCAATTGAACAGCATTACTATGAAGTTCGTGATTCTAAGAAATTCGATATTCTTTGTCGCCTTCTTGATACTCAGTCTCCTGAGCTTGCAATTGTGTTTGCAAGAACTAAAAAGCGCGTAGATGAAGTATCTGAAGGACTTAAGAAGCGTGGATACATGGCTGAAGGAATTCACGGTGACCTTCCACAGGGTAAACGTGATCAAGTTATTAAACAGTTTAAAGACAGCACAATCGATATCATGGTAGCGACTGACGTTGCTGCACGTGGTCTTGACATCAGTGGTGTTACACACGTTTATAACTTTGACATTCCTCAAGATCCTGAAAGCTACGTTCACAGAATCGGTCGTACTGGCCGTGCAGGTAAGTCAGGTCTTGCTTCGACGTTTATTACTCCACGTGAGTACGATCACCTTAAAGTGATTGAAAAAATTACGAAGAAGTCTATGCAAAAACGTACGATCCCGAGCTTTGCTGAAGCAATGGAAGGCCAGCAGCAAATGGCGATTCAGCAGCTTCAAAGCACAATTGAAGAGCAGGATCACTCAGTATACCGTTCATCAGCTGAACAACTTCTTGATGATCACGATTCAGTAACGCTTCTTTCTGCAGCTCTTAAGTTGCTAACAAAAGAGCCGGATACGACTCCAGTTAAAATTACTGAAATTGCACCACTTCGTGCTAAAAAAGCTCATGGCCGTGGTGGCAGTGGCGGTGGAAACCGCAACCGTAACCGCAGTAATGATCGCGGAGGCC contains:
- the dat gene encoding D-amino-acid transaminase, with the translated sequence MARGVGMMILINNDLMTRDQATIDIEDRGYQFGDGVYEVVRIYNGVFFELDAHLDRLERSAGEIKIVLPFTQEELKANLNKLIQQVPVQSGHVYMQVTRGVAPRNHPFPAKTEPVFVAYTKEYEKEPSRSPGRAVFTEDIRWLRCDIKSLNLLGNVLGKQFANEQNVDEAIFHRGEWVTEGSSTNVFIVKNNVLYTHPANHFILDGITRKVILSDANELGIQVEEEAFTKRDLLNSDEVFISSTTQEVRPIVEVNGQPIGTGKEGEITSSLHAKFTSRLT
- a CDS encoding DEAD/DEAH box helicase, with translation MKKFQDLGLSNTLLEAVNQMGFEETTPIQAGTIPLALEGNDVIGQAQTGTGKTAAFGIPMIEKIDTSLSHVQGIILAPTRELAVQVAEELNRIGQAKGVRALPIYGGQSIVHQIKALKKRPQLVVATPGRLIDHMERKTIRLSEVSFVVLDEADEMLNMGFIEDIEKILKGVPEKRQTLLFSATMPKRIAILAEKFMSNPETVRTKSKEMTVPSIEQHYYEVRDSKKFDILCRLLDTQSPELAIVFARTKKRVDEVSEGLKKRGYMAEGIHGDLPQGKRDQVIKQFKDSTIDIMVATDVAARGLDISGVTHVYNFDIPQDPESYVHRIGRTGRAGKSGLASTFITPREYDHLKVIEKITKKSMQKRTIPSFAEAMEGQQQMAIQQLQSTIEEQDHSVYRSSAEQLLDDHDSVTLLSAALKLLTKEPDTTPVKITEIAPLRAKKAHGRGGSGGGNRNRNRSNDRGGRKGGSGGGYRGDRSNSGGASKRRKFNDKGNK